From Miscanthus floridulus cultivar M001 chromosome 15, ASM1932011v1, whole genome shotgun sequence, the proteins below share one genomic window:
- the LOC136506790 gene encoding diacylglycerol kinase 1-like, translated as MLHPSWVGVSAYVSEYWSVIIATVVFAFVGAVTIYYTVNQLNKKISLSLIKAIKARAKRYKKWKDKVPAASHIWRKEVVPRSKGLKCCVCLKSVSPPQYSGGTIHQCDICSAAAHPSCSGNAHKDCKCVSMAGLDHVLHQWAVQWIDSADHSEEDSFCCYCDESCNGAFLAGSPVWYCMWCQRLVHVDCHSSLAKETGDICDLGPLKRLILSPLCVKELHWTGAGILSSITNGANELASTVRETILIRSKRYKRSSASADSDSSGAIELPSDVEGDSQEVNSAAKRRDDQANGKLNEVHQSSESEKDKQHVPDNAATTNRSNVQRENSHVQNNQKYEIINVPSDSRPLLVFINKRSGAQSGDSLRQRLQILLNPVQVFELSKQQGPDVGLALFRKVTHFRVLVCGGDGTAGWVLDAIEKQKFETPPPVAILPAGTGNDLARVLCWGGGLGVIEKRGGLFSVLQDVEHAAVTVLDRWKITIKDNQGKLMAPPKFMNNYFGVGCDAKVALDIHNLREENPERFYSQFMNKVLYAREGAKNIMDNTFDCFPWDVKLEIDGSKIDIPQDSEGILVANIRSYMGGVDLWKNEDDVSDTYLPQSMHDKKLEVVSFTGMLHLGRLQIGLSRAKRLAQGHHIKVEISTTMPIQVDGEPWSQEPGTIEVSHHSQAFMLKRVSEEPLGHAASVMADILEKAENSGIISASQKRTLLQEIASRLL; from the exons ATGCTGCATCCTAGCTGGGTCGGTGTCTCGGCGTACGTCTCGGAGTATTGGTCTGTGATAATTGCCACTGTTGTTTTCGCATTTGTTGGTGCGGTGACAATTTACTACACAGTCAATCAGTTGAACAAGAAAATCAGCTTGAGCCTGATAAAGGCTATCAAGGCCAGGGCCAAGAGGTACAAGAAATGGAAGGACAAGGTGCCCGCTGCGTCCCACATCTGGAGGAAAGAAGTTGTCCCCCGCAGTAAAGGCCTGAAATGCTGTGTGTGCTTGAAGTCCGTTTCACCTCCTCAGTACTCTGGGGGGACCATCCATCAATGCGATATCTGCAGCGCCGCCGCGCATCCGAgctgctcggggaatgcacacaAGGATTGCAAGTGTGTATCTATGGCTGGTTTGGACCATGTGCTTCACCAGTGGGCTGTGCAATGGATCGACAGTGCGGATCACTCTGAAGAAGACTCTTTCTGTTGCTACTGTGATGAATCTTGCAATGGGGCTTTCCTTGCGGGGTCTCCGGTTTGGTACTGTATGTGGTGTCAGAGGCTGGTGCATGTTGATTGTCACAGCAGCTTGGCCAAGGAAACTGGTGATATCTGTGACTTGGGACCACTGAAGCGGTTGATATTATCACCTCTTTGTGTTAAGGAGCTTCATTGGACAGGTGCTGGGATTTTGAGTTCTATCACAAATGGGGCTAATGAATTGGCTTCTACTGTCCGAGAGACAATTCTGATTCGTAGTAAAAGGTACAAAAGGAGTAGTGCTTCTGCTGATTCAGATAGCTCTGGGGCTATTGAGCTACCATCTGATGTTGAAGGAGATTCACAAGAAGTAAACAGCGCAGCAAAGAGGAGGGATGATCAGGCCAATGGCAAACTCAATGAGGTACATCAAAGCTCTGAATCAGAGAAAGATAAGCAACATGTACCAGATAACGCAGCTACAACTAATAGATCAAATGTGCAACGTGAGAATTCTCATGTACAGAACAATCAGAAGTACGAAATTATCAACGTGCCTTCTGATTCTAGGCCGCTTCTAGTTTTCATTAACAAGAGAAGTGGTGCACAGAGTGGTGATTCACTGAGACAGCGCCTGCAGATTCTTCTTAATCCTGTGCAG GTTTTCGAGTTGAGCAAACAGCAAGGTCCAGATGTTGGTTTAGCTTTATTTCGGAAGGTAACCCATTTCAGAGTTCTTGTATGTGGTGGAGATGGCACTGCTGGATGGGTTTTGGATGCCATTGAGAAACAGAAGTTTGAAACTCCACCTCCTGTAGCCATCCTTCCAGCTGGTACTGGTAATGATCTTGCTAGGGTTTTATGTTGGGGTGGTGGCCTTGGTGTTATTGAGAAGCGGGGAGGTCTATTCTCAGTTTTGCAAGATGTAGAGCATGCAGCAGTCACTGTTCTTGACAGATGGAAGATCACCATAAAGGACAACCAAGGGAAACTTATGGCACCACCAAAATTTATGAACAACTACTTTG GGGTTGGCTGTGATGCAAAGGTTGCCTTAGATATACACAATCTGAGGGAAGAGAACCCTGAACGGTTTTATAGCCAG TTTATGAACAAGGTGCTGTATGCAAGAGAGGGAGCAAAGAACATTATGGATAACACATTTGATTGTTTTCCTTGGGATGTCAAGCTCGAGATAGATGGATCCAAAATTGATATTCCTCAG GACTCTGAAGGTATCCTTGTCGCCAACATCAGGAGCTACATGGGAGGGGTTGACCTTTGGAAGAACGAGGATGATGTCTCTGACACTTACCTCCCTCAGTCCATGCATGACAAGAAACTGGAAGTTGTTAGCTTCACAGGAATGCTGCATCTCGGAAGACTGCAG ATTGGGCTTTCTCGTGCAAAAAGATTAGCCCAAGGTCATCATATAAAGGTTGAAATCAGTACTACAATGCCAATTCAAGTTGATGGAGAGCCATGGTCCCAGGAGCCGGGCACCATAGAGGTTTCTCATCATAGCCAG GCCTTCATGCTTAAGAGAGTCTCCGAAGAACCACTCGGTCATGCCGCTTCGGTAATGGCCGACATCTTGGAAAAAGCCGAGAACAGTGGCATTATCTCAGCCTCGCAGAAGAGGACTTTGCTCCAGGAGATAGCATCTAGGCTTTTGTAG